A stretch of the Dioscorea cayenensis subsp. rotundata cultivar TDr96_F1 chromosome 4, TDr96_F1_v2_PseudoChromosome.rev07_lg8_w22 25.fasta, whole genome shotgun sequence genome encodes the following:
- the LOC120257922 gene encoding uncharacterized protein LOC120257922: MASRPPLAPEIGPDGIARESPVIAYTEKIIEEEQLQLKRYIKENYSKIRDVERELENLTLELKLTAGPKKAALEHLRKKIELSTEKIRLAKQKEDQAKKVWEAAAQAVREEEATKQKLCDDLSQLVQESTNSQFTRLEELKRRLEALNPSRVSCDVSDVKSAQQIQSVPTAPQPLIQPASNSAGDNLESQVNPGSDGGNSKLHASKQPAPADARDKRQNLNLGKGKGNTIFPKGKASSGSAWTGAGFRRGWQDVTVGLYAVFAFILSLTSDN; this comes from the exons ATGGCTTCACGCCCGCCTCTTGCGCCAGAGATCGGCCCCGATGGCATTGCCCGTGAGTCCCCCGTCATTGCTTACACCGAGAAg ATCATCGAGGAAGAGCAGCTCCAGCTCAAAAG ATATATCAAAGAAAATTATTCCAAAATTCGTGATGTTGAGCGGGAGCTGGAGAACCTCACATTGGAGCTGAAGCTTACTGCTGGGCCGAAGAAAGCAG CGCTTGAGCACTTGAGGAAGAAGATAGAATTGTCAACTGAGAAAATTCGTTTAGCCAAACAGAAGGAAGATCAAGCAAAAAAG GTGTGGGAAGCAGCAGCCCAAGCTGTaagggaagaagaagcaacAAAGCAGAAACTGTGTGATGACCTTAGTCAGCTG GTCCAAGAAAGTACAAATAGTCAGTTTACAAGACTGGAGGAACTAAAGAGAAGACTGGAAGCTCTCAACCCAAGCAGGGTTTCATGTGATGTCTCT GATGTTAAATCTGCACAACAAATACAAAGCGTCCCAACAGCTCCCCAACCCTTAATTCAGCCTGCATCTAATTCAGCAGGAGATAATCTGGAGAGCCAGGTTAATCCTGGTAGTGACGGTGGCAACTCAAAATTACATGCAAGCAAACAACCAGCACCTGCAGATGCCAGAGACAAGAGACAGAATTTGAATTTGGGAAAAGGGAAGGGCAATACAATCTTCCCCAAGGGAAAGGCATCTTCAGGATCTGCATGGACTGGAGCCGGGTTTCGACGTGGATGGCAGGACGTGACAGTGGGGCTCTATGCTGTTTTTGCTTTCATTTTATCACTTACCTCAGACAACTGA
- the LOC120259024 gene encoding polygalacturonate 4-alpha-galacturonosyltransferase-like isoform X1 → MASSGNFLLVFALATLIFVVAAWDVGTRITLDQHGIRNSSIKALIATASASGYDKGASTVEFVKENYSSSQMTNELDGADQPNNSSSDKSREAGLSIEKICYDKCENIASISVQTTEESVQLLGTSAKPTRRRLEEVKREKRDKRAVNPGQQDDEVIIKPENAAVERSKAVDSAFLGKYSIWRREFDSESSDSTVRLIRDQMIMARVYSSIAKSKNKLGLYLELLRQLKESQRALGDASTDSEIRHSVSQRIKEMGQFLIKARDQLFECKAVTRDLRSMLQSADEQVRGLKKQSTFLSQLVAKTIPNGIHCLSMRLSIDYYLLPPEKRKFPRSENLENPNLYHYALFSDNVLAASVVVNSTIMNAKDPQKHVFHLVTDKLNFGAMNMWFLLNPPGEATIHVENVDDFKWLNSSYCPVLRQLESSAMKEYYFRANHPTTISAGSSNLKYRNPKYLSMLNHLRFYLPEVYPKLDKILFLDDDIVVQKDLTGLWSVDLKGNVNGAVETCGESFHRFDKYLNFSNPHISQNFDPNACGWAYGMNLFDLKVWKKKDITGIYHKWQTLNANRSLWKLGTLPPGLITFYGLTYPLNKSWHVLGLGYNPSIDPAKIKKAAVIHYNGNMKPWLELAMARYRPYWSKYITYNDPYVQTCKLTSVYSQS, encoded by the exons ATGGCGTCTTCGGGCAATTTCTTGCTTGTTTTCGCTCTGGCGACGTTGATTTTTGTGGTGGCTGCTTGGGATGTTGGGACCCGGATTACGCTTG ACCAGCATGGCATTCGAAACTCCTCAATCAAAGCA TTGATTGCCACAGCTTCTGCAAGCGGGTATGACAAAGGTGCATCGACTGTTGAGTTTGTTAAAGAAAACTATTCATCTTCACAGATGACAAATGAACTAGACGGTGCTGATCAGCCCAACAATTCCTCTTCAGAT AAGAGTAGAGAAGCTGGTTTGAGTATTGAAAAGATTTGTTACGACAAGTGTGAAAACATTGCTTCTATCAGTGTGCAGACAACGGAAG AATCAGTTCAACTCCTTGGCACTTCAGCAAAACCCACTCGAAGA AGATTGGAAGAGGTGAAAAGGGAGAAGAGGGATAAGAGAGCAGTCAATCCTGGACAACAAGATGATGAAGTAATAATTAAGCCTGAAAATGCTGCTGTTGAGCGATCAAAAGCAGTGGATTCTGCGTTTTTGGGAAAATATAGCATATGGAGGCGAGAATTTGACAGCGAAAGCTCTGATTCAACTGTACGATTGATTAGAGACCAAATGATCATGGCTAGGGTGTACTCATCTATTGCCAAGTCCAAGAATAAGCTTGGCCTTTACCTAGAATTACTGAGACAGCTTAAGGAAAGCCAGCGTGCACTGGGAGATGCCAGTACTGATTCTGAAATTCGTCATAG TGTCTCACAGAGAATTAAAGAGATGGgccaatttttaataaaagcaaGAGACCAATTGTTTGAGTGCAAAGCAGTAACCCGGGATCTTCGCTCTATGCTTCAATCTGCTGATGAACAGGTCAGGGGGCTGAAGAAACAGAGCACATTTCTAAGCCAGTTGGTTGCAAAAACAATCCCCAATGGAATCCATTGCTTATCTATGCGCCTAAGCATAGATTACTACCTACTACCACCCGAGAAAAGGAAATTTCCTAGAAGTGAGAATTTGGAAAATCCCAATCTATATCATTATGCTCTCTTCTCTGACAATGTATTGGCTGCATCTGTAGTTGTCAACTCTACCATCATGAATGCCAAG GACCCACAGAAGCACGTCTTTCATTTGGTTACTGATAAATTGAACTTTGGAGCAATGAATATGTGGTTTCTTCTGAATCCTCCTGGTGAGGCAACCATTCACGTGGAAAATGTGGATGACTTTAAATGGCTGAATTCTTCATATTGTCCAGTTCTTCGACAGCTTGAGTCTTCTGCCATGAAAGAGTACTATTTTCGGGCCAATCATCCTACCACGATCTCTGCAGGTTCTTCCAATTTAAAATATCGAAACCCCAAATACCTCTCAATGCTGAACCATTTAAGGTTTTATCTGCCAGAGGTTTATCCTAAGTTGGATAAAATCTTGTTTCTGGATGATGATATTGTTGTTCAGAAGGATTTGACAGGATTGTGGTCGGTGGATCTTAAGGGAAATGTAAATGGTGCTGTGGAGACCTGTGGTGAAAGTTTTCACCGTTTTGACAAATATCTCAATTTCTCGAACCctcatatttctcaaaattttgatcCCAACGCCTGTGGATGGGCTTATGGAATGAATCTTTTTGATCTCAAAGTGTGGAAGAAGAAGGATATTACTGGAATTTATCACAAGTGGCAGACACTG AATGCAAACAGATCACTATGGAAACTCGGCACACTGCCGCCTGGACTGATAACATTCTATGGGTTAACATATCCCCTGAACAAATCATGGCATGTTCTTGGATTGGGATATAACCCCAGCATCGATCCTGCAAAGATCAAGAAAGCTGCTGTTATTCACTACAATGGCAATATGAAACCTTGGTTGGAGCTGGCAATGGCCAGGTACAGGCCATATTGGTCCAAATACATCACTTACAACGACCCATACGTGCAGACTTGCAAGCTTACTTCAGTATATAGTCAGAGCTGA
- the LOC120259024 gene encoding polygalacturonate 4-alpha-galacturonosyltransferase-like isoform X2: protein MASSGNFLLVFALATLIFVVAAWDVGTRITLDQHGIRNSSIKALIATASASGYDKGASTVEFVKENYSSSQMTNELDGADQPNNSSSDSREAGLSIEKICYDKCENIASISVQTTEESVQLLGTSAKPTRRRLEEVKREKRDKRAVNPGQQDDEVIIKPENAAVERSKAVDSAFLGKYSIWRREFDSESSDSTVRLIRDQMIMARVYSSIAKSKNKLGLYLELLRQLKESQRALGDASTDSEIRHSVSQRIKEMGQFLIKARDQLFECKAVTRDLRSMLQSADEQVRGLKKQSTFLSQLVAKTIPNGIHCLSMRLSIDYYLLPPEKRKFPRSENLENPNLYHYALFSDNVLAASVVVNSTIMNAKDPQKHVFHLVTDKLNFGAMNMWFLLNPPGEATIHVENVDDFKWLNSSYCPVLRQLESSAMKEYYFRANHPTTISAGSSNLKYRNPKYLSMLNHLRFYLPEVYPKLDKILFLDDDIVVQKDLTGLWSVDLKGNVNGAVETCGESFHRFDKYLNFSNPHISQNFDPNACGWAYGMNLFDLKVWKKKDITGIYHKWQTLNANRSLWKLGTLPPGLITFYGLTYPLNKSWHVLGLGYNPSIDPAKIKKAAVIHYNGNMKPWLELAMARYRPYWSKYITYNDPYVQTCKLTSVYSQS from the exons ATGGCGTCTTCGGGCAATTTCTTGCTTGTTTTCGCTCTGGCGACGTTGATTTTTGTGGTGGCTGCTTGGGATGTTGGGACCCGGATTACGCTTG ACCAGCATGGCATTCGAAACTCCTCAATCAAAGCA TTGATTGCCACAGCTTCTGCAAGCGGGTATGACAAAGGTGCATCGACTGTTGAGTTTGTTAAAGAAAACTATTCATCTTCACAGATGACAAATGAACTAGACGGTGCTGATCAGCCCAACAATTCCTCTTCAGAT AGTAGAGAAGCTGGTTTGAGTATTGAAAAGATTTGTTACGACAAGTGTGAAAACATTGCTTCTATCAGTGTGCAGACAACGGAAG AATCAGTTCAACTCCTTGGCACTTCAGCAAAACCCACTCGAAGA AGATTGGAAGAGGTGAAAAGGGAGAAGAGGGATAAGAGAGCAGTCAATCCTGGACAACAAGATGATGAAGTAATAATTAAGCCTGAAAATGCTGCTGTTGAGCGATCAAAAGCAGTGGATTCTGCGTTTTTGGGAAAATATAGCATATGGAGGCGAGAATTTGACAGCGAAAGCTCTGATTCAACTGTACGATTGATTAGAGACCAAATGATCATGGCTAGGGTGTACTCATCTATTGCCAAGTCCAAGAATAAGCTTGGCCTTTACCTAGAATTACTGAGACAGCTTAAGGAAAGCCAGCGTGCACTGGGAGATGCCAGTACTGATTCTGAAATTCGTCATAG TGTCTCACAGAGAATTAAAGAGATGGgccaatttttaataaaagcaaGAGACCAATTGTTTGAGTGCAAAGCAGTAACCCGGGATCTTCGCTCTATGCTTCAATCTGCTGATGAACAGGTCAGGGGGCTGAAGAAACAGAGCACATTTCTAAGCCAGTTGGTTGCAAAAACAATCCCCAATGGAATCCATTGCTTATCTATGCGCCTAAGCATAGATTACTACCTACTACCACCCGAGAAAAGGAAATTTCCTAGAAGTGAGAATTTGGAAAATCCCAATCTATATCATTATGCTCTCTTCTCTGACAATGTATTGGCTGCATCTGTAGTTGTCAACTCTACCATCATGAATGCCAAG GACCCACAGAAGCACGTCTTTCATTTGGTTACTGATAAATTGAACTTTGGAGCAATGAATATGTGGTTTCTTCTGAATCCTCCTGGTGAGGCAACCATTCACGTGGAAAATGTGGATGACTTTAAATGGCTGAATTCTTCATATTGTCCAGTTCTTCGACAGCTTGAGTCTTCTGCCATGAAAGAGTACTATTTTCGGGCCAATCATCCTACCACGATCTCTGCAGGTTCTTCCAATTTAAAATATCGAAACCCCAAATACCTCTCAATGCTGAACCATTTAAGGTTTTATCTGCCAGAGGTTTATCCTAAGTTGGATAAAATCTTGTTTCTGGATGATGATATTGTTGTTCAGAAGGATTTGACAGGATTGTGGTCGGTGGATCTTAAGGGAAATGTAAATGGTGCTGTGGAGACCTGTGGTGAAAGTTTTCACCGTTTTGACAAATATCTCAATTTCTCGAACCctcatatttctcaaaattttgatcCCAACGCCTGTGGATGGGCTTATGGAATGAATCTTTTTGATCTCAAAGTGTGGAAGAAGAAGGATATTACTGGAATTTATCACAAGTGGCAGACACTG AATGCAAACAGATCACTATGGAAACTCGGCACACTGCCGCCTGGACTGATAACATTCTATGGGTTAACATATCCCCTGAACAAATCATGGCATGTTCTTGGATTGGGATATAACCCCAGCATCGATCCTGCAAAGATCAAGAAAGCTGCTGTTATTCACTACAATGGCAATATGAAACCTTGGTTGGAGCTGGCAATGGCCAGGTACAGGCCATATTGGTCCAAATACATCACTTACAACGACCCATACGTGCAGACTTGCAAGCTTACTTCAGTATATAGTCAGAGCTGA
- the LOC120259024 gene encoding polygalacturonate 4-alpha-galacturonosyltransferase-like isoform X3, producing MTNELDGADQPNNSSSDKSREAGLSIEKICYDKCENIASISVQTTEESVQLLGTSAKPTRRRLEEVKREKRDKRAVNPGQQDDEVIIKPENAAVERSKAVDSAFLGKYSIWRREFDSESSDSTVRLIRDQMIMARVYSSIAKSKNKLGLYLELLRQLKESQRALGDASTDSEIRHSVSQRIKEMGQFLIKARDQLFECKAVTRDLRSMLQSADEQVRGLKKQSTFLSQLVAKTIPNGIHCLSMRLSIDYYLLPPEKRKFPRSENLENPNLYHYALFSDNVLAASVVVNSTIMNAKDPQKHVFHLVTDKLNFGAMNMWFLLNPPGEATIHVENVDDFKWLNSSYCPVLRQLESSAMKEYYFRANHPTTISAGSSNLKYRNPKYLSMLNHLRFYLPEVYPKLDKILFLDDDIVVQKDLTGLWSVDLKGNVNGAVETCGESFHRFDKYLNFSNPHISQNFDPNACGWAYGMNLFDLKVWKKKDITGIYHKWQTLNANRSLWKLGTLPPGLITFYGLTYPLNKSWHVLGLGYNPSIDPAKIKKAAVIHYNGNMKPWLELAMARYRPYWSKYITYNDPYVQTCKLTSVYSQS from the exons ATGACAAATGAACTAGACGGTGCTGATCAGCCCAACAATTCCTCTTCAGAT AAGAGTAGAGAAGCTGGTTTGAGTATTGAAAAGATTTGTTACGACAAGTGTGAAAACATTGCTTCTATCAGTGTGCAGACAACGGAAG AATCAGTTCAACTCCTTGGCACTTCAGCAAAACCCACTCGAAGA AGATTGGAAGAGGTGAAAAGGGAGAAGAGGGATAAGAGAGCAGTCAATCCTGGACAACAAGATGATGAAGTAATAATTAAGCCTGAAAATGCTGCTGTTGAGCGATCAAAAGCAGTGGATTCTGCGTTTTTGGGAAAATATAGCATATGGAGGCGAGAATTTGACAGCGAAAGCTCTGATTCAACTGTACGATTGATTAGAGACCAAATGATCATGGCTAGGGTGTACTCATCTATTGCCAAGTCCAAGAATAAGCTTGGCCTTTACCTAGAATTACTGAGACAGCTTAAGGAAAGCCAGCGTGCACTGGGAGATGCCAGTACTGATTCTGAAATTCGTCATAG TGTCTCACAGAGAATTAAAGAGATGGgccaatttttaataaaagcaaGAGACCAATTGTTTGAGTGCAAAGCAGTAACCCGGGATCTTCGCTCTATGCTTCAATCTGCTGATGAACAGGTCAGGGGGCTGAAGAAACAGAGCACATTTCTAAGCCAGTTGGTTGCAAAAACAATCCCCAATGGAATCCATTGCTTATCTATGCGCCTAAGCATAGATTACTACCTACTACCACCCGAGAAAAGGAAATTTCCTAGAAGTGAGAATTTGGAAAATCCCAATCTATATCATTATGCTCTCTTCTCTGACAATGTATTGGCTGCATCTGTAGTTGTCAACTCTACCATCATGAATGCCAAG GACCCACAGAAGCACGTCTTTCATTTGGTTACTGATAAATTGAACTTTGGAGCAATGAATATGTGGTTTCTTCTGAATCCTCCTGGTGAGGCAACCATTCACGTGGAAAATGTGGATGACTTTAAATGGCTGAATTCTTCATATTGTCCAGTTCTTCGACAGCTTGAGTCTTCTGCCATGAAAGAGTACTATTTTCGGGCCAATCATCCTACCACGATCTCTGCAGGTTCTTCCAATTTAAAATATCGAAACCCCAAATACCTCTCAATGCTGAACCATTTAAGGTTTTATCTGCCAGAGGTTTATCCTAAGTTGGATAAAATCTTGTTTCTGGATGATGATATTGTTGTTCAGAAGGATTTGACAGGATTGTGGTCGGTGGATCTTAAGGGAAATGTAAATGGTGCTGTGGAGACCTGTGGTGAAAGTTTTCACCGTTTTGACAAATATCTCAATTTCTCGAACCctcatatttctcaaaattttgatcCCAACGCCTGTGGATGGGCTTATGGAATGAATCTTTTTGATCTCAAAGTGTGGAAGAAGAAGGATATTACTGGAATTTATCACAAGTGGCAGACACTG AATGCAAACAGATCACTATGGAAACTCGGCACACTGCCGCCTGGACTGATAACATTCTATGGGTTAACATATCCCCTGAACAAATCATGGCATGTTCTTGGATTGGGATATAACCCCAGCATCGATCCTGCAAAGATCAAGAAAGCTGCTGTTATTCACTACAATGGCAATATGAAACCTTGGTTGGAGCTGGCAATGGCCAGGTACAGGCCATATTGGTCCAAATACATCACTTACAACGACCCATACGTGCAGACTTGCAAGCTTACTTCAGTATATAGTCAGAGCTGA